From the Flavobacteriales bacterium genome, the window TCTTTGGCGAAAGCCCATCGGCCGGCCACTTTTTTAATATTCTCTTTTACGTGCTCACGGCCATCGTTATTTGGCAGCTCGTTCAGCGAATGATCGCAAGTAAGTGGCCACAGGATTCGGACTCTGCGAATAAATGGTACCTGTCGCTACCGCTCGTAGTCGCTCTGCTGTTCTTGGCCCACCCATTGCACACGGAAGTCGTGGCGAACATCAAAGGGCGAGACGATATGCTGGCTTTTTTAGGCGCTATGCTGGCCTGGAAGTACTCCTGGGACTACTTAGACGGGAAAGGATTTAAATACGCCCTATTTTCGGCTTTAGCGCTCTTTGCAGGCTTACTCTCCAAGGAGAATGCCATCACCTTCCTTGCGGTAATTCCATTGGGTCACTATTTCTTTACGGAGAAATCGATTTCCAAGATTGCCATGAACTTTGTGCCCTTGCTCTTGGGAGCGGCGGCTTTCCTGGCCATTCGTTTTGCCGTGATCGGATTCCCGAAGACCGAGATCGCCACAGAGCTCATGAACAACCCCTTCTTGCAAATGAGTGTCACCCAAAAGTACGCGACCATCATTTACACATTGGGTGTATACCTGAAGCTTTTGTTCTTCCCGCACCCGTTAACGTACGATTACTACCCCTACCACATCCCAATCACGAATTTGACCGATCTCCGATTCATCACCAGCGCCGTGCTGTATGTCGCCATGGGAGTATTTGCATTGACTCGCTTGCCCAGGCGCGACGTCATGAGCTTTGGAATACTGTATTTCTTCGCTACCATGAGCATCGTTTCGAACCTCTTTTTCCCGATCGGTGCCTTCATGAACGAGCGTTTTGCTTACTTCGGTAGCTTCGCCTGGACCCTGCTCATAGGCGTGTTGCTGATTCGTCGACTTCCCCGTGTAATGGAGGCCCTACGGGCCGAAAAGGTTGCGCAGTACGTTATTGCTGTTCTATTGATTGGCTTCACTATCAAGACCGTTACGCGCAACCCCGACTGGAAGAATGACTTTACACTTTTCCAACACGATGTGCACATTTCGAAAAACAGTGCCAAGAGCAATGTTACCGCCGGAGGAAGCCTGATCGATGCCGCGGATGCCGTTCAGCAACCGCAGCAGCAAAAACAGATGTATCATGAAGCGATCGAGTATTTGGATCGAGCCTTGGAGATCCATCCGAATTACGTCGATGCACTATTGCTTCGCGGCAATGCCGAGTTTAAGTTGAATCAGAACATCGAAGGCACTCTGGAATACTATTTTGATATCCTTGAATTGGCTCCGGATAATGTCAATGTGCCGCGCAACATGTTGATCGTGCTGAATAGCTCGAAAAGCGCGAAGTACCAAGTAGAGGTTATCGATCGGTACTTGACGTATAAGCCAAATAACTACGAAATGCTCATCCGAAAAGGAGAGCTATATGGGAAGTCGATGAAAATGTTTGGAAAGGCAGAGGAGGCCTTTAAAGCGGCTACTGATGTGCATCCGGATGATGTTCGTGGCTGGAAAAACCTCGGAACCGTGTACGGAATCCGGGAGCGGTACCAAGATGCGATCAATGCCTTGAAGAAGGCCGAGCAAATTGCTCCTAACGACCGAGAGGTACTCATGAACTTGGCGATAACGTACAATCGCATGGGCGATTCAGAGATGGCCCGGCAGTATCAGCGGCGGGTGCCGAATTAGTAATACGATAAAGAAAATTCAGGGGTGGGAGGGGCTAATCCGCCCGTGAGGGCGAGAATAAAAAGGCCTTTAAAAGTCGCTCTTTCTACGTCAAATTTACGTAGGCGGCGATGGCGATCACAATGATGAAGCCCACGATCAGTGAGACCTCAAAGTAATTCGTCTTGCTATTGGAGTCCGTGCCCATGTCTTGGTTTTTATTCCCTTTAAAATAAAAAAGCAGCACTTTAATGAAAAAGCACTGCTAAAGTATTTGTTAACCAAGATATTAAGATGTGTTCGGCGTGACCTATTCGTTAAGAATTGCGGCCGCTTCATCTAGGCTCTTGTTCGTCAATTCTTTGAGTTTCTGCATCTTGTTTTTCTGCTCTTCGAGGTAGGCTTTGGCCGCTTCGGCACTTTCGTCGACAGAGGGTGGATTGTAGTCGCGCATCCAGTTCAGCATGCCTTGGTGGGCTCTCAATACCCGGGCTCGCGTGCTGTCCATTTCTATGCGTGCCACGCTGTCGAGCAGGGCGGTGGTGTCCGCAACCCTTTTAGCCAGGGCATCCTCGTATTTAGCTAAATCGGACATCTTGGCCATGACATCATCGTGCAGTTGCAACACTTCTTGTTCTAGCTCTTCGACCTGCGCTTTGTTGTTGTTGCACGAAACGAGTGAACCGGCTATCGCCAGGGCCATCAATATTTTTTTCATGGTTATCGTGGTTTAGATGGTCAAGATAAAAACCTCTCGATTATTCCGAGGCCCTTTTGTGAAAATTAACAAAATGAGCTCCGTGGGGGTTGTACCTTTGCACCAGAATTCGACATTATGAAGAGTCTTTGGATACGCATAGGAGTTGTTTTGGCCGTTGCCGTTGTGGGAATGTTGATCGCCGTTCCTATTTTGACGCCGGAAAAGAAATTACCGATCTACCAACCTTCCTACATCAACCCTAAGTTGGTCGATGAAGCAGTGCAGGGGATAAGCGCTGATCACGTGATCCGAGAATTTAGTTTGATCGATCAATCAGGTGAGGAATTTACCCGAGGCGACCTGGAAGGTTCGATCTACCTGTCCGACCATATGCAAGGACATGGTGAAACACATGTACTTGGTTCAAGAAGAGTTTCGCACCGACCCGGAAGTTCACTTGGTCTCGCATTCGGTTTTTCCCGAGCAAGATTCGGCGCCTGTACTGGCCGCTTATGCCGAGCAATACGGGATTGAGCAGCAGAAATGGGCCCTTTTGACAGGGGACAAACAAGAGATCTACGACCTCGCCAGGAAGTCGTATTTCGCTGTTACCACGGAGGGAAATGGCGGCCAAACCGATTTTATCCACACCGAAAATTTCGTGCTGGTCGATAAGGAGTTCCGCCTCAGAGGATTCTACGACGTACTGATAAGGCCGATGTGCAGCGGTTGATTCGGGACATAGACGTGCTTAAAGAAGAGTACGACATCGAGTGAGATGCTTTTAAAGCTGCAATACGAGTTGCCACTCGACAAGGGCCTTGTTGTATTCTGTCACGAGACCGATATAGTCTACCCAGTAGGCCAAGCGTTGTCTAAATCATTTGAGTTTTGAGTCCTTTTAAGCAGCTCCGGCGCTACGGTTAAGTAATGGCCTTCAAATCGCGAAAACTCTTCGATCAAGTTTACTTTAAGTTGATCTCGATCAAACGTTTCCTGGCTCGGTACTCCGGCGGGTAGCTCGGCGATCGGTTCCACTTTTTGCTCGAACCAATTGGACCAAGGTACATCCATCTGAATTAAAATTCCATCGTATCCGTAAGTATCGGCAATGGTCAATTGATAGTATCCGAACCAAATGTCGGGGAGTTTTTGGCTGAAATTGTATCGACGTTCCCATTTTGTGACTGAGCTTTGTGCGTTATTTCGTAGGCTGAGTAGTGAGAAATCCTCAGAAACCTGCGATTCAACAGAAGATCGAATCATGGGTTTAGGCGTCTCGGTCGGTGCCAGCTCACTTGAAAG encodes:
- a CDS encoding tetratricopeptide repeat protein produces the protein MAKKKAKSKAKKSAVNQPWWQQSRMVYLVLCIAGLILYANTLGNDYALDDAIAITSNQFTKQGVAGIPDLFKYDTFTGFFGTAKELVAGGRYRPLSLVTFAIEYELFGESPSAGHFFNILFYVLTAIVIWQLVQRMIASKWPQDSDSANKWYLSLPLVVALLFLAHPLHTEVVANIKGRDDMLAFLGAMLAWKYSWDYLDGKGFKYALFSALALFAGLLSKENAITFLAVIPLGHYFFTEKSISKIAMNFVPLLLGAAAFLAIRFAVIGFPKTEIATELMNNPFLQMSVTQKYATIIYTLGVYLKLLFFPHPLTYDYYPYHIPITNLTDLRFITSAVLYVAMGVFALTRLPRRDVMSFGILYFFATMSIVSNLFFPIGAFMNERFAYFGSFAWTLLIGVLLIRRLPRVMEALRAEKVAQYVIAVLLIGFTIKTVTRNPDWKNDFTLFQHDVHISKNSAKSNVTAGGSLIDAADAVQQPQQQKQMYHEAIEYLDRALEIHPNYVDALLLRGNAEFKLNQNIEGTLEYYFDILELAPDNVNVPRNMLIVLNSSKSAKYQVEVIDRYLTYKPNNYEMLIRKGELYGKSMKMFGKAEEAFKAATDVHPDDVRGWKNLGTVYGIRERYQDAINALKKAEQIAPNDREVLMNLAITYNRMGDSEMARQYQRRVPN